ATCGTAAAGGAAAACCGATATGGACAAGAATACACTAATTTCATCATTTGGTAAATGGGTTTCACCCATAAATATTCAAAAACTTACTGAACAAGTCAAAGAATTGAAACAGGACTATTACACAAAAAAGCTTACAACAGAAGCCTATATTAAACTTTTATTGGTAGCCCAGTTGCACGAATTTGA
This is a stretch of genomic DNA from Bacillus alveayuensis. It encodes these proteins:
- a CDS encoding hypothetical protein (product_source=COG3287; cath_funfam=1.20.58.60; cog=COG3287; pfam=PF14294; superfamily=49309), with the translated sequence MDKNTLISSFGKWVSPINIQKLTEQVKELKQDYYTKKLTTEAYIKLLLVAQLHEFESLEEMSDALVDEV